CAAAGTCAAGGCGACCGAGGGCAGCCTCACACCAAGGACGCATCCCAGTACACCGAGGTACTAAAGCAcccataaaaatatttttgtacaaTACAGCTGCATTTAAAGCAGGAGTGTGCCAACTCGCtctattgtacatacaaacacaaggTTTAAATAACACCACAATACTGAACAACATCCCTTTATATTCTGGATCCAGtgggctagtggttagagtgtccgctctgagattggtaggttgtgagtccaaaccccggccgagtcataccatagactataaaaatgggacccattacctctctacttggcactcagcatcaagaattgcaattgggggttaaatcaccaaaaattattcccgggcccagcaccgctactgcccactgctcccctcacctcaactcccaggggtttaacaaagggatgggttaaatgcagaggacaaatttccccacatgTAGTGTGTGTGACAAGCATTGGTAcgttttaacttgaaaaaataaatgataactACACAGCTTGTTACTTACTTGcaattcaaaggaaactgcactttttttgttaattttgcctatcgttcacaatgtctgtgaatgttctcattcatccaggtcattgtcatctcagagcATTTgatcaatcgcaactggactgtttggtttgtcttagaagagtaggcttcattagttcatgctcataggtgaaggtgaccagaatgccctttgtgccatttgtttacaagtgAATTGACTATTTTGGAATGGTCGTTGTTGATCCACAGCGATCGttccacacaatacctcaatgctaacaagGGGAAATTATACTTCAATgactgtcgttggctttgacagttGTGATTGCTCGattgcatcaaaacagttgttttttttcactacaatagggcaaaACCATCTTTGCCTAGGCACACCCTCATGGTTCTTtaaagtataaatatttggggttttggcaccagccgctagactagatctgaccaatctaagtctatgagcacgaacgtACGACGGTGTGGGGAGGCGGAGCCGgcgggccgacggcggggtagGGCACGCCCCCTGCCCAAGAGGACGGCAAGGAGGCGaaggatgcggcggagcggagaggcggggcttgctgggtgTGACTccgccacaatctaaatcaggtgttTGGCACACACACCAGCACATAATTGattcatctcctcctgctgtataaaaggggagaaggaggagggataaATAGAGAAGGAGGTGGAGAACCAGCCGCAGAAGCAGACGAGCGCAAAagaccgagagcgagccgaagacagcagcAAGGACGCGGCCGACTCAGAGcaagaggagcgagcaggagagaagagcagctgaaaagcgatccgaccaaaagacaaagctttattgaaaaaataaacgagtcaaacctgctcagcgatgtccttcctgaacGGTCCATGgtacccacacgatgacggctcgAGACTGTCACAGACGCCGTATACTCGGGTGACCGGGAAACGTCTTattagacaaaccaaacagtccagttgcaatcgatttAATGCCCTgagatcgttcacaatcattatgaaagacacaacgtgttttttttaatgtattgaaatattaaaaaacaaaacaaaagtctgcttacaagggagccaatgggagctccactttTCTGCCCAAAAAATCGGACAGATAACCATTCAACGAGCGCCATCAATACTCtgtttacatttcgtgacttgaacattaaccaagttttagtgagattgttaaaataagcgctaacacagacaaactatttatagcggcgccgtgataaCTACCTTCTTGCCGATGTTTACATCCTCCACTGATCAGCTGCTTCCAcgtttccctgctccctgtaagtttattgtagagcATTAATCATgccttgggcttcacggtggaagaggggttagtgcgtctgcctcacaatacgaagttcctgcagtcctgggttcaaatccaggctcgggatctttctgtgtggagtttgcatgttctccccgtgaatgcgtgggttccctccgggtactccggcttcctcccacttccaaagacatgcacctgggcataggttgattggcaacactaaatggtccctagtgtgtgaatgtgagtgtgaatgttgtctgtctatctgtgttggccctgcgatgaggtggcgacttgtccagggtgtaccccgccttccgcccgattgtagctgagataggcgccagcgccccccgcgaccccgtaagggacaagcggtagaaaatggatggatggatggataatcatgcCTTTCACCTCAAAAGTAGACGGCTGAAgatataatctgacaagttgggacactttgatagCCATTTTGGATCTCCAAATGGCAAGATCGACACGAAAAGCATTTGTCCCTCCCAACCCCTGCCACACCTGGACCCATCCGTCAACTTGCGTTCAGCTGTAATGCCTGTGTAGCAACGTGGTGGTTTTCCTTCGTTGTTTTGTTTGGCCTGGTGGGACCGACTGTCATAATTGGcgattttgttttcattagtttaTGGATTAGTTTTCTTGCTTTTTGCTTGTTTGGGGTAGCGGTGTGGTAACAGCTCAACTGCTCTGTCTAGAGTTGGCTTGTTCAGCTCAATGTCGTTTGTTCCTTTTGGCCATTTCCTCAGATATTTTTCCATGTGTCACTTTGAAAcgggatagttttttttttcttcttctttttgtatTAATTCATTCATTGAACTTTGTCTCAAGTGTCTATCTGGAATATTGACACTCTGGTCATAAAAACCCTGATCGGCCCACTGGAGAAAATCCCGGTACTTCCGATGGCTGGTCCTCTCGTAAATTAGAGTACGAATACTAGATCATTTCACTCCGGCGTGTTTACCGCTTCATGGCAGGTGCCTTCGTCACTCGTGGTGCAAAGTggatatacaaatatttatattgcGAGGCGTCAGAACACAACATCCACAACTTGAACAGTAAAAACTACATGCAAAAAAAATTCccaaaggaataaaaatgttttatataataTAAACAGCATATTGGTACCTCTGTCTTTTCCTCAGGCGTCAGGTGAAGCACTCAGTGTGTAGTGACAACCATGGGATCAGGCCTCCAACCCCGGAGCAGTACCTCACACCCATGCAGCAGAAGGAGGTGTGTATTCGACATCTGCGAGCCCGGCTGAGGGAGAACGTGGAAAGATTACAACACAGGTGAATATCCGGCACTTTAAATTTTAAACAACGTTATTGATCTCATGGGAGGCAATAGATTAAAAGCAGTGGATGGCAATTGATTGAAAGCTGAGGATGGCAATGGGCGGAATCCGAGCCAAAAATTGGACCTCAGCCAATAATATTGAGGCTGGTTTTTGAAAAGAATCTTTGTAACATTTGTTGACGAAAGGGAGCATTTTGAGCACATGAATGTGTCGTGATGTCTTATGTACTATGGGGCATAACAACTACATTTGAAAACCCCGGCCTAAACCCAACATTTCCACTCCCTGTTAAAACACACACAGTGTACATTCACTAAAAAACTAATTATTGCAATAATTCATttgaaaccagctttttaaaGCACACTCGACTATATATGGATGGGATTAACATATCTAGAACATATATATTGTAGAGCAACCCCAccctaaatatttttttcctacaAAAATCCCAACAACTTTAACTTCAGAGAGTAAAAACACATAGGACTATCATATGTGGTTAAAAACACATAGGACTACCATATGTGGTTAATACGAATCATAACACATTGTTATGATTATATTAGTGCATCTGCGGGGGGTTAAACCTCCCCCTGTCTTTAACAACTAGTGACACCTCTGTTTCAACTATAATTGGAGGTCCTTGAaagcaccacagttatgtgcaatgagatgcaaaagtgaaatgtATACATAACTTTCTACTATGCTGCCACAGGTAAATttgttaaatttttatttttcttctttcacATAATCCATTTTCAAAACAGTTGGCGCTGCATGGTAATGCTCAAAGTTGCGCTTTGATGACATCCTGACATTTGTGTTTAGGGAAGTGTTCGATGCTGGGGTTTGCTGCTATCCAGGTGGAATAAAccattttgtatgttttatagGGAGTTTAGTCTTATATATTCTTAATTTTGTTCAAGCAATCTTATCATTGAACTTCCACATGACATTTTCATGCCATCCTTTTGTATAACTGACGTTTAAATGACAGAAAATATTCTTTAAACTTACCAACATCCTCACTGAACTCTTTAGTTAGACGTCCCTAAGTATTATGGTTTAGCTCATTTAGCACTGTACATACCTTATGTAAGCAACATCACTATAGGAATAAAATGTATGAGGGCATTTATCTCTGAAGTTGAAGTTGTTATGTTGTAGCTAAGTGCTTCTAGATGGAGACGGTTCAATCTTATTTTGCTTCTTACCACAGAGACTGTGAAATAGACGACTTGAGGACTCAGCTGTACAAAATGCAAGAAGACTGGATAGAAGAGGAATGCCACCGTGTGGAAGCCCAGTTGGCACTAAAGGAAGCCCGCAAGGAAATCCAGCACCTTCAAGGAGTGGTAGAGTCAGTCAGGACCAACCTGAGTGTTCGAGAAGACCCCCTCAACCAAAAGCCATACTTACGGTCACAGGACACCAGGCCAGGAGGAAGGTCTCGCTCTTGTGGATGTTCTCCTGCCAGCACGTTGACCCGCAGTGCCCCTCGTACTCGCTTGAGCACCGAGGCCCTGCATCTGGAGCGTAGTCCAAACGCGCCTGAGTCAAGCAGAGCATCACGAGTGGCAGGGCAGGCCCACCTCCTCCTGGAAGCAGCACTTCTGTCCGAGCAGACGCCTCCACAGGGCGACATCAGAGGGATGGTGTCTCCTTCTTCCACCTATGAAAGAGTGTGCAGAGGGGGCGCTGTGCTGCCAATGTCCCACTCCTGCCATTCCCTTAGTGGCAGCTGCAGGTGCAGTGGTCATGCCTATTTCCCACATCATCACTTATACCTGCACTTACCTCAGGAGGAGCCTCCAGATACAGTTCCTGTGGCTCCTGCTGCTGACCCAGTCCCAACACCTACTGCTCCAATGCAGAGGAAACCAGAGTTGCGCTCAAGGGCCTGCAGCCCAACTATGACTTGGTTGTGTGAGGAAAGTGTCAAGGAGGAGCTGAGTGTCATTTCTACAACAACAATGGACCTGACTCCTTCAGAGCAACTTCTCTTTCCAACATCTGTGTCTTCTCGTCCACTTAGCGAGGAGCCAAATAAGTTTGTGTGCATAAAGACGCCTGAAGAGCCCCACGTGTGTCAGCCTCCCCCTGCAGCCCCACTTCCGCTCCCCGTGAGGCAGGAAGCCACCCTGCTGGACATAGAAGAGGACGCCAAGGAAGAGAATGAAGAGGGAAATGATTTGCACCAGAGGTGTCACTGGAGCCCGTACTTCCTTGTGGATCTGCTGGCTTTGGCAGTGCCAGTGGTTCCAACTATGGCATGGCTGTGTCGCGGGGCACAGCAGGACATCATGCCTGTGTATCATATCGGGTCTCTGCTGAGAGGCTGCTGTGCTGTGGCCCTCCACTCGCTCCGCAGGCAGGGTGCAGCACGCAGACGTGCCAGTCTGAATGGAACAATAACCTGACTTTGAACACTAATGCCGACAAAGTCTGCATGACAATTGGCCTTagagaacaaaaaatttaacatTACTTCAATTTCTTTCTCTCCGCAGCTTAATTTTTGCATGTTGGAGTCCATCCAAAGCTGCTGTCAGATGTTTTCTACTCAAAAGACAGTTCACAACAGAACACAAGGTTATGATGAATTAATTTGTGTAAACTTCTGTTCTTGCTCAATTTCCCAAAGAATCGCATTGGCAGGTTGGCATTCCTTGGAGAAAAATAAGTGCTAAATTTGTACATGAATGAAGCTTCATAGAGAGCACTTAAAAGTGGGAAGCACTTTTTCACCATGGAACTACTTGATAAATCTGTGCAGGCATTTATGGAATGTTGTAATGGAAGCGCTTTAAAGATCAGATTGTGATAGTCAGTCAGATATATTTTGGAATGTTGTATTACAAGGAATAATTGGAGTCTCATCAAATCATTAGGATAACAAAGGATATGAATTTACTCACTACAGCTCACACGCACAACATTTAGGGATGATTGCTTTTAACGGGAAAAGAGACAGATGCCAACTGAGGTAAGCTGAAAGGCCCAAGGTCAAATGAATACACACTTCAATTAAGTGTTCCAGCAACCAAGTCATCAAATGATCAATAGTGCAGGTGTTTTGTGTTAGAAAAATAGATTAGGTGATGACAAAATACATGTGCTGAAATCAAATTGATCAGATAAGTTCACTTGACATGATCCACTACTATTTAAAGTTGTCCTGCTGCTGTGCTGCATTTTTATCATGGTCCTGGAAAATATTAAACCTGTAATAGCTTTAATGTTTTTACAAGTTCCAgccttatgcaaaaaaaaaataatgttttggtTTTCAGGGTCGAGCTCAATTCAACAGCAAACAGATCAACAGTCCGCATGGTTGGACCTGCACATTTGCACAGGAAATCTTTGGAGATGTTTtagttggtttaaaaaaaaaaaaaaacttttacccTTAATATGTAATATACCAACAAAAGCAATGCAATTGCAAACAAGTAGTATGCACAACTCTGTAAAGTAGCTTTCTTTGAATAAGACAAAAAAAAGGCATCTTCAAAATAAAAACCATATAGTCAAAAAGTTTGTGGTAAAATTactcttttattgtgaagagtAAGGACCCAAATGCAACGTCCACAGCTTGTAACACACAACTCcttgaaaaaaatgcaaccacAAACTGCAGGGTTTCAACAATCCCTGAGGGGGAAAGTCTTCATGCAAGTGTCAAAAGCTTTTGCCCCCAACAGTTTTTTGTCCCCCACAAAACCTTTTGGCAATAAACTCCCCACATTTTACAAGCAACCATCAAGACAACAACTGTCCAGTTGTGAGAGTCTGAGCAAAGATCGTTTCACTCTCATAAATAATTAATATGGCCATACAGACAGTCAATCTAACATTTGCAGAGACCTGTAGGCAGCTCATGGCAAATATGTGCTTGATTCGAAAATTCTAAATTATGCCGGAATCCTGTCCTAAGTAGTCCAATAACTAATCACCACAGACATTCATAGAAATCTCTCTGTCAAACAATGTATTTTCTTGAAGAAAATGCACTACCCACAATCTGGACTGTTATTGTGGAAAGGCCGCAAAGCCAAAGACCTGTTCAGTTTCTGTATAAAAACTGACATGTTTTGTAACTTCTCGAAAAGTcttgaaacaaaaaaataaacatgaaaATACAAAGTCATGGGATGACCTATGACTGAacagaaagtcaaataaaaaaagCAAGTGGAAAAAAACAAGTTGTATGTAAATGAGAAGGAGAGTGAATTAGTGAAGCTATAGACATAGGTCCTATGCAGGAATCATCTTGTAACGTTTTGCCTCCATGTTCCCGAGATAGGAGTTGACCTGCAGTGAACACAAGAAAGCAGATTACATGACATATTTGCACAAATACACAcatgcaaatgtattattagggCAGATGGGGCAGCTCTACGACCAAGGCCTTTATTTAAGGTCAA
The DNA window shown above is from Nerophis ophidion isolate RoL-2023_Sa linkage group LG06, RoL_Noph_v1.0, whole genome shotgun sequence and carries:
- the LOC133554854 gene encoding syntaphilin — its product is MSVSLTPSRKPSSGQRRRSAGTSGSSARCSHSDTSSSYQLKVKATEGSLTPRTHPSTPRRQVKHSVCSDNHGIRPPTPEQYLTPMQQKEVCIRHLRARLRENVERLQHRDCEIDDLRTQLYKMQEDWIEEECHRVEAQLALKEARKEIQHLQGVVESVRTNLSVREDPLNQKPYLRSQDTRPGGRSRSCGCSPASTLTRSAPRTRLSTEALHLERSPNAPESSRASRVAGQAHLLLEAALLSEQTPPQGDIRGMVSPSSTYERVCRGGAVLPMSHSCHSLSGSCRCSGHAYFPHHHLYLHLPQEEPPDTVPVAPAADPVPTPTAPMQRKPELRSRACSPTMTWLCEESVKEELSVISTTTMDLTPSEQLLFPTSVSSRPLSEEPNKFVCIKTPEEPHVCQPPPAAPLPLPVRQEATLLDIEEDAKEENEEGNDLHQRCHWSPYFLVDLLALAVPVVPTMAWLCRGAQQDIMPVYHIGSLLRGCCAVALHSLRRQGAARRRASLNGTIT